The Deltaproteobacteria bacterium genomic sequence TCTGGTTCAGACCGTCAAGGATCATCATGCCGGGCCGCCGGATCTCAACCTCGTAATCCTTATAATAAGGCTCCCGGTCGTTTTCGGAATCGTAGCGAAAGACGGTGAAGGTGACCTTGTCCATCTCAGTAAACCCTTTCCTTGGGCTCGAAGGGCGGGACGCTCAGGGGCTTAAGCCGGACCGGCTTGTAATCCAGGCGGACGCCGCCATCCGCGGAGAGGTAAGCCAGGGTGTGTTTGAGCCAGTTCTCATCATCCCGCTCCGGACAGTCATCCCGAAAATGAGCCCCCCGGCTCTCTGTCCGCGCCAGGGCCGCCTCGACCACGGCCTGAGATATGTCCAGCATATGGCCTAATTCCAGGGCCTCGACCAGGTCCAGGTTGTAGGTTGAACTATGGTCGTCCAGGCCGATACTGCTAAAGCGGTCTTGGAGCTCCTTAAGCTTTTCTTTTTGTCTGGTGAGGCTCTCCGCGGTGCGAAAGACCCCGCAGTTTTCATCCATTGACAGCCGGAGGTCCTCCATGATGACCCCCAGGCGCTCGGAACCCCCTGAACTTAACAGCCGCTCCACCTCGGCCCGGCCTCGAGCCCCGGCCGATTCAGCCAGGGGAATGAAATCAGGAAGGCGGTTGGCATACTCGACCATGCGCGCCCCGCCGACCTTGCCAAAGACAATGATATCCAGCAGGGAGTTGGCCCCGAGGCGGTTGGCGCCGTGCACACTGGCGCAGGCCGCTTCACCGGCGGCGTAGAAGCCGGGCACCGGGTCTTCAGGGGTTTCCATGGAACCGAGCACAACCTCGGCGAAGAGGTTGGTGGGGATGCCGCCCATGGTGTAGTGGCAGGTGGGCCGAACCGGTACGGGTTCCCGGATGCAGTCCACACCGGCAAAGGTTTCCGTCAGCTCCATGACGCCAGGCAGCCGCTCCCGGATAATGT encodes the following:
- a CDS encoding FAD-binding protein; translation: ARDIVRGAFHIFQAKAVLLATGGYSRIYWTTSNAHINTGDGLALTMRAGFPVEDVEFVQFHPTGIYGPGNLITEGIRGEGGFLINAEDERFMGKYAPTIKDLASRDIVSRGIIQEIREGRGVGPKKDHVLLKMDHIGEDIIRERLPGVMELTETFAGVDCIREPVPVRPTCHYTMGGIPTNLFAEVVLGSMETPEDPVPGFYAAGEAACASVHGANRLGANSLLDIIVFGKVGGARMVEYANRLPDFIPLAESAGARGRAEVERLLSSGGSERLGVIMEDLRLSMDENCGVFRTAESLTRQKEKLKELQDRFSSIGLDDHSSTYNLDLVEALELGHMLDISQAVVEAALARTESRGAHFRDDCPERDDENWLKHTLAYLSADGGVRLDYKPVRLKPLSVPPFEPKERVY